One window from the genome of Helicoverpa zea isolate HzStark_Cry1AcR chromosome 6, ilHelZeax1.1, whole genome shotgun sequence encodes:
- the LOC124630899 gene encoding uncharacterized protein K02A2.6-like: MRSTNAISTIQVFRSIFARFGLPAQLVTDNGPPFSSQEFKQYCENNCIKHTTSAPYRPQGNGAAENAVKTVKKAIKRALYENEDVNAALSKFLFQYRNCEHATTGVSPAVALQGRRLRSRLDVLRPDVAAVVRAKQERQVARNAGTDRHFNVGDAVLARNYSARGEKWTEATVVKKTGPVSYTVDIGKGLEWRRHADQIIPKNRYSLSRMSVSGVEQEPHPQKVVEMGAEGDVFEDASSGDGEAGEAPVVTGQEPTPQTQSPPGAAPVSPEPNLAPSPAPPGASARAVRAYHRGKRSGRSLLN, from the coding sequence ATGCGTAGTACGAATGCAATATCTACCATTCAAGTCTTTAGAAGTATTTTTGCACGGTTCGGTTTGCCAGCACAGCTCGTGACTGATAATGGACCACCTTTCTCGTCTCAAgaatttaaacaatattgtgaaaataattgtattaaacaCACAACTTCGGCTCCGTATAGACCCCAGGGAAACGGCGCGGCCGAAAACGCGgttaaaactgtaaaaaaagcTATAAAACGAGCACTTTATGAAAACGAAGACGTCAACGCCGCGCTGTCAAAATTTCTTTTCCAATATAGGAATTGCGAGCACGCCACAACGGGAGTGTCTCCGGCAGTGGCATTACAAGGCCGGAGGCTGCGTAGTCGGCTGGACGTACTACGACCGGATGTCGCGGCCGTGGTGCGGGCCAAGCAGGAACGGCAGGTGGCACGTAATGCCGGTACTGACAGACATTTTAACGTAGGCGATGCAGTGCTAGCTCGCAATTATTCAGCAAGGGGGGAAAAGTGGACGGAAGCAACGGTAGTAAAAAAGACGGGTCCAGTATCATATACAGTAGATATTGGTAAGGGTTTAGAATGGCGTCGTCACGCCGACCAGATAATTCCTAAAAATAGATACTCATTATCGCGAATGAGTGTATCGGGCGTAGAACAGGAACCGCATCCCCAGAAAGTAGTAGAGATGGGAGCCGAAGGTGATGTGTTTGAAGATGCATCCAGCGGTGACGGGGAAGCGGGGGAGGCACCGGTTGTAACGGGGCAGGAACCCACCCCGCAGACGCAGTCACCGCCCGGGGCCGCGCCGGTGTCGCCCGAGCCTAACTTAGCGCCATCGCCGGCACCGCCTGGTGCGTCTGCTCGAGCAGTGCGAGCGTACCACAGAGGCAAACGAAGTGGCCGGtcattgttaaattaa